A single region of the Paraburkholderia sp. SOS3 genome encodes:
- a CDS encoding NAD-dependent succinate-semialdehyde dehydrogenase — MDTATYTDTLLLIDGEWCASASGKTIDVVNPATGNVIGKVAHAGVADLERAVAAARRGFDTWRKIPAFDRAAMMRKAAALLRERADSIARLMTQEQGKPFAEARIEVMSGADIIDWFADEGRRVYGRIVPPRNPAAQQTVIKEPVGPVAAFTPWNFPVNQVVRKLSAALTTGCSFIVKAPEETPASPAQLLRAFVDAGVPAGVVGLVYGDPAEISRFLISHPVIRKVTFTGSTAVGKQLAALAGQHMKRATMELGGHAPVIVAEDADIELAVRASGGAKFRNAGQVCISPTRFLVHNSVREEFARALVKHAEGLKLGDGLAEGTTLGPLANPRRLTAMTNIVANARAKGATVATGGERFSDAGNFFRPTVLTDVPLDADVFNEEPFGPIAAIRGFDSLEDAIAEANRLPYGLAGYAFTRSFRNVHLLSNSVEVGMLWINQPATPWPEMPFGGVKDSGYGSEGGPEALEPYLVTKSVTVMSA; from the coding sequence ATGGATACCGCAACTTACACCGATACCCTTTTGCTTATCGACGGCGAATGGTGCGCCAGCGCAAGCGGCAAAACCATCGACGTCGTCAATCCCGCAACCGGTAATGTGATCGGCAAGGTCGCGCACGCCGGCGTCGCCGACCTCGAGCGTGCGGTCGCAGCGGCGCGGCGCGGCTTCGACACCTGGCGCAAGATTCCGGCGTTCGATCGCGCGGCGATGATGCGCAAGGCCGCCGCGTTGCTGCGCGAGCGCGCCGATTCGATTGCCCGGCTGATGACGCAGGAACAGGGCAAGCCGTTTGCCGAAGCGCGCATCGAAGTCATGTCGGGCGCCGACATCATCGACTGGTTCGCCGACGAAGGCCGGCGCGTATATGGCCGCATCGTGCCGCCGCGCAATCCCGCCGCCCAGCAAACGGTCATCAAGGAACCGGTCGGGCCGGTCGCGGCCTTTACGCCGTGGAACTTCCCGGTCAACCAGGTCGTGCGGAAACTGTCGGCGGCGCTCACCACCGGTTGCTCTTTCATCGTGAAAGCGCCGGAAGAAACGCCTGCATCGCCTGCGCAGCTGCTGCGCGCGTTCGTCGATGCCGGCGTGCCGGCCGGCGTGGTCGGCCTCGTATACGGCGACCCGGCCGAGATCTCGCGCTTCCTGATCTCGCATCCGGTCATCCGTAAGGTCACCTTCACGGGTTCGACGGCGGTCGGCAAGCAACTGGCGGCGCTCGCCGGCCAGCACATGAAGCGCGCGACGATGGAACTCGGCGGCCATGCGCCGGTGATCGTCGCGGAAGACGCCGATATCGAACTCGCCGTGCGCGCGTCGGGTGGCGCTAAATTCCGTAACGCGGGCCAGGTGTGCATCTCGCCGACGCGCTTCCTCGTGCACAACAGCGTGCGCGAAGAGTTTGCGCGTGCACTCGTCAAGCACGCGGAAGGGCTGAAGCTCGGCGACGGTCTCGCCGAAGGCACGACGCTCGGACCGCTCGCGAATCCGCGCCGTTTGACCGCGATGACAAACATCGTCGCCAACGCGCGCGCGAAAGGCGCGACCGTGGCGACGGGCGGCGAGCGTTTTTCGGATGCGGGCAACTTCTTCCGCCCGACCGTGCTGACCGATGTGCCGCTCGACGCCGACGTGTTCAACGAAGAGCCGTTCGGTCCGATCGCGGCGATTCGCGGCTTCGATTCGCTCGAGGACGCGATTGCGGAAGCCAACCGCCTGCCTTACGGTCTGGCGGGTTACGCATTCACGCGTTCGTTCCGCAATGTGCATCTGCTGTCGAATTCGGTCGAAGTCGGCATGCTGTGGATCAATCAGCCCGCCACGCCGTGGCCGGAAATGCCGTTTGGCGGCGTCAAGGATTCGGGCTACGGTTCGGAAGGCGGCCCGGAAGCGCTCGAGCCGTACCTCGTGACGAAGTCGGTGACCGTGATGTCGGCGTAG
- a CDS encoding nucleoside/nucleotide kinase family protein yields the protein MTIDTHLARIRAKTANGERLIIGLTGAPGAGKSTLAQTLVQHLGSDAVVVPMDGYHLANTVLAQLGRADRKGAEDTFDSAGYVALLRRLRAQSKDEIVYAPMFRREIEEPIANAIPVLPETPVVVTEGNYLLLDRGHWRHVRELIDEIWFVDIDGDLRRERLIARHMHFGRSAEAAKEWVERSDEANARLIDATRDRADYVIDLEPGRR from the coding sequence ATGACGATCGATACCCATCTGGCAAGAATCCGCGCGAAGACGGCCAACGGCGAGCGCTTGATCATCGGGCTGACCGGGGCGCCCGGCGCGGGCAAGTCGACGCTTGCGCAGACGCTTGTCCAACATCTGGGCAGCGATGCCGTCGTGGTGCCGATGGACGGCTATCACCTCGCGAATACCGTGCTCGCGCAACTGGGCCGCGCGGATCGCAAGGGCGCGGAAGATACCTTCGACAGCGCAGGCTATGTGGCGCTACTGCGTCGCTTGCGCGCGCAATCCAAAGATGAAATCGTCTACGCGCCGATGTTCCGGCGCGAGATCGAGGAGCCGATTGCCAACGCGATTCCGGTGTTGCCGGAAACGCCCGTCGTCGTTACCGAGGGCAACTATCTGCTGCTCGATCGCGGCCATTGGCGGCATGTGCGCGAACTGATCGACGAAATCTGGTTCGTCGACATCGACGGCGATCTGCGTCGCGAGCGGCTGATCGCGCGGCACATGCACTTCGGTCGATCCGCCGAGGCCGCAAAGGAATGGGTCGAGCGCAGCGACGAAGCCAATGCGCGCCTGATCGATGCCACGCGAGACCGGGCGGACTACGTGATCGATCTCGAGCCCGGCAGGCGATGA
- a CDS encoding molybdopterin-dependent oxidoreductase has product MTDKRNHVAVNADEIRTELARASRRGFLRRTLSLGGLALLSGCDLSTHSGVDAALESMLRFDDRVQAALFSRDRLVQTYPASAITRPFRFNAYYPEWQVREVPDGWLLNVAGRVAEKRPWTLAALMALPQESQITRHICIEGWSQIGQWSGVPLHVFLRHVGADLSARYVAFTCFDGYSTSIDMASALHPQTLLALDFDSQALEPQWGAPVRLRIPTKLGFKSAKNIEAIEVTNTFPGGYWEKQGYDWFAGV; this is encoded by the coding sequence ATGACAGACAAACGCAATCACGTTGCGGTGAATGCCGACGAAATCAGAACGGAGCTGGCCCGTGCCAGCCGGCGAGGCTTTTTGCGTCGGACACTTTCGCTGGGCGGCCTCGCGCTGTTGAGCGGCTGCGACCTCTCGACTCATTCCGGCGTCGACGCGGCGCTCGAATCCATGCTTCGCTTCGACGATCGGGTTCAGGCGGCGCTGTTCAGCCGCGACCGGCTCGTGCAAACGTATCCGGCGAGCGCGATCACGCGGCCGTTCCGCTTCAACGCGTATTACCCGGAATGGCAGGTGCGGGAAGTACCGGACGGCTGGCTGCTCAATGTCGCGGGACGCGTCGCCGAGAAGCGGCCGTGGACACTCGCGGCGCTGATGGCGCTGCCGCAGGAAAGCCAGATCACGCGGCATATCTGCATTGAAGGCTGGAGCCAGATCGGTCAATGGAGCGGCGTGCCGCTACATGTGTTTCTCCGTCACGTCGGCGCCGATCTGAGCGCGCGCTATGTCGCGTTCACGTGCTTCGACGGGTATTCGACCAGTATCGACATGGCAAGCGCGCTTCATCCGCAGACCCTGCTCGCACTCGATTTCGACTCGCAAGCGCTCGAGCCTCAATGGGGCGCGCCGGTGCGATTGCGGATTCCGACGAAGCTCGGATTCAAGAGTGCGAAGAATATCGAGGCGATCGAGGTAACCAACACGTTCCCGGGCGGGTACTGGGAGAAGCAGGGATACGACTGGTTCGCCGGAGTTTGA
- a CDS encoding cytochrome b/b6 domain-containing protein, which produces MRHAHGSSRPAHPVPIRVMHWIGVYAMGCMIFSGWEIYNASPDLPFVFPAWTGLGGWLGGALAWHLSAMWLLCADGLAYLLYGFASGHFRDDLQPPSIGAFARDLVAALRLRLGHRLGHYNAVQRGLYVGVIVAVVLQVATGLAIWKPVQFGWLAYAFGGYPLARHIHLAIMFGIVAFAVVHVTLVAIHPRTLKSMIVAEPRETEEQR; this is translated from the coding sequence ATGCGCCATGCTCATGGGTCGTCGCGGCCCGCTCATCCGGTTCCGATCCGCGTGATGCACTGGATCGGCGTCTACGCGATGGGATGCATGATTTTCAGCGGCTGGGAAATCTACAACGCATCGCCCGATCTGCCGTTTGTCTTTCCGGCCTGGACGGGTCTCGGCGGCTGGCTCGGCGGCGCCCTTGCATGGCATCTGAGCGCGATGTGGCTGCTGTGCGCCGATGGGCTCGCGTATCTGCTTTACGGCTTCGCATCCGGCCATTTCCGCGACGATCTGCAGCCGCCTTCGATCGGTGCGTTCGCACGCGATCTCGTCGCGGCACTGCGTTTGCGGCTTGGGCACCGGCTCGGGCATTACAACGCAGTGCAACGCGGCCTCTATGTGGGCGTGATCGTCGCCGTCGTGTTGCAGGTAGCGACCGGACTCGCGATCTGGAAGCCGGTGCAGTTCGGCTGGCTTGCGTATGCATTCGGCGGCTATCCGCTCGCGCGCCATATCCATCTCGCGATCATGTTCGGGATTGTCGCGTTCGCGGTCGTTCACGTCACACTCGTCGCGATCCACCCGCGGACGTTGAAATCGATGATCGTCGCCGAGCCTCGCGAAACGGAGGAACAGCGATGA
- a CDS encoding ABC transporter substrate-binding protein, which produces MKKSLACLLATSLFAFAAGAHAGDKPLRSVGVTVGDLANPYFVAVGQSVTREAHKINPNAQVTVVSAKYDLNTQVGQIDNFIANKVDLIILGAADSKGIGPEVKKAEKAGIVVVAVDVSAEGADATVMSDNTMAGQESCKYIAQQMNGKGNLVIVNGPPVSSIIDRVTGCKAALAKYPSIKILSDNQDAGGSRDGGLTSMSNLLAAYPKIDAVFGVNDPTAIGAELAVKQARRSDIKLIGGVDGGPDGVQALKTPQSLFVVSPAQDPNGMAAQAVDVGYALMNGKPPKDKVKLLPTPPITRANVATYQGWIRD; this is translated from the coding sequence ATGAAGAAGAGTCTTGCCTGTCTGCTCGCCACTTCCCTCTTTGCTTTTGCGGCAGGCGCGCATGCCGGCGACAAACCGCTGCGTTCGGTCGGCGTGACGGTCGGCGATCTGGCCAACCCGTACTTCGTCGCGGTCGGGCAAAGCGTGACGCGCGAAGCGCACAAGATCAACCCGAATGCACAGGTAACGGTCGTGTCGGCCAAATACGATCTGAATACGCAGGTCGGGCAGATCGACAATTTCATCGCGAACAAGGTGGACCTGATCATCCTCGGCGCGGCCGATTCGAAAGGCATCGGGCCCGAAGTGAAGAAGGCCGAGAAGGCCGGCATCGTGGTCGTCGCGGTGGACGTGAGCGCCGAAGGCGCCGATGCGACCGTCATGTCCGACAACACGATGGCCGGGCAGGAATCGTGCAAATACATCGCGCAGCAGATGAACGGCAAAGGCAATCTCGTGATCGTCAATGGGCCGCCGGTCTCGTCGATCATCGATCGCGTCACGGGCTGCAAGGCTGCGCTGGCCAAGTATCCGTCCATCAAGATCCTTTCCGATAACCAGGACGCGGGCGGCAGCCGCGACGGCGGTTTGACGTCGATGTCGAACCTGCTCGCCGCGTATCCGAAGATCGATGCGGTGTTCGGCGTCAATGATCCGACCGCGATCGGCGCCGAACTCGCCGTCAAGCAGGCCAGGCGTTCCGATATCAAGCTGATCGGCGGCGTCGACGGCGGTCCCGACGGCGTGCAGGCGCTCAAGACGCCGCAGTCGCTGTTCGTCGTATCGCCCGCGCAGGATCCGAACGGCATGGCCGCGCAAGCGGTCGACGTCGGCTATGCGCTGATGAACGGCAAGCCTCCGAAGGACAAGGTCAAGCTGCTGCCCACGCCGCCCATCACGCGCGCGAACGTCGCTACATATCAGGGCTGGATTCGCGACTAG
- a CDS encoding sugar ABC transporter ATP-binding protein has protein sequence MTMTNPVLQMTGVDKSFGATRALAGVKLTVHAGEIHALMGENGAGKSTLMKILSGVYQPDAGEIRIDGKTVRLANPAASRALGVSLIYQELAVAPHMSVAENVFMGSEPRSRLGFTDRASMLRRTGEVLRQLGAKFRASDRAGALSIAEQQQVEIARALIHHGRVLIMDEPTAALSDREAEHLFSVVRRLRDEGMAVIYISHRMAEVYALADRVTVLRDGKYVGELARDALDSRKLVQMMVGRPLDDFYRHERHANTDRDAAPEPVLRVEEVGGDGIQPATFTVDRGEVLGLAGLVGAGRTELARLIFGADAKTSGSIRLNGKPVDIRDPRAAMNAGIAYVPEDRKSLGLFLQLGVRENAILNVASRHTRFGLVDHKTLRKRAKGAVARLNVKASHLELPVGRLSGGNQQKVLLARWLEIGPKVLILDEPTRGVDIGAKSEIYQIIHALAESGVGVIVISSELPEVVGICDRVLVMREGAITGELAGEAITQENIMRLATDTDAVAASHQATAGDDIHHG, from the coding sequence ATGACGATGACCAATCCAGTTTTGCAAATGACCGGCGTCGACAAGTCGTTCGGCGCGACGCGTGCATTGGCGGGCGTGAAGCTGACCGTCCATGCTGGCGAGATTCACGCGTTGATGGGCGAGAACGGCGCCGGCAAAAGCACGCTGATGAAGATTCTTTCCGGCGTCTACCAGCCCGATGCGGGCGAGATCCGCATCGACGGCAAGACCGTGCGCCTTGCGAACCCGGCCGCGAGCCGCGCGTTAGGCGTGAGCCTCATCTATCAGGAGCTCGCGGTCGCGCCGCATATGTCGGTGGCGGAAAACGTCTTTATGGGCAGCGAGCCGCGTTCGCGGCTTGGCTTCACCGACCGTGCATCGATGCTGCGCCGTACCGGCGAAGTGCTGCGGCAGCTCGGCGCGAAGTTTCGTGCATCGGATCGTGCGGGCGCGCTGTCGATCGCCGAACAGCAGCAGGTCGAAATCGCGCGCGCGCTGATTCATCACGGCCGCGTACTGATCATGGACGAGCCCACGGCCGCCTTGTCGGACCGCGAAGCCGAGCATCTGTTTTCCGTCGTGCGCCGGCTTCGCGACGAAGGCATGGCCGTTATCTACATCAGCCACCGCATGGCCGAGGTCTATGCGCTCGCGGACCGCGTCACGGTGCTGCGCGACGGCAAATACGTCGGCGAACTCGCGCGCGACGCGCTCGATTCGAGAAAGCTTGTGCAGATGATGGTGGGCCGGCCGCTCGACGACTTCTATCGGCACGAGCGGCATGCGAATACGGATCGCGACGCGGCGCCTGAACCGGTATTGCGAGTCGAAGAGGTCGGCGGCGACGGAATTCAGCCGGCCACGTTCACGGTCGACCGCGGCGAAGTGCTGGGTCTCGCGGGCCTCGTCGGCGCCGGCCGCACCGAACTCGCGCGTCTGATTTTCGGCGCGGACGCAAAGACGTCCGGCTCGATACGGCTGAACGGCAAACCGGTCGACATACGCGATCCGCGCGCCGCGATGAACGCCGGCATTGCCTATGTGCCGGAAGACCGCAAATCGCTGGGGCTGTTCCTGCAGCTCGGCGTGCGCGAGAACGCGATTCTCAATGTCGCGAGCCGCCACACGCGCTTCGGCCTTGTCGACCACAAAACCTTGCGCAAGCGCGCGAAAGGCGCAGTCGCGCGGCTCAACGTCAAGGCGTCGCATCTCGAACTGCCGGTCGGCCGTCTGTCGGGCGGCAATCAGCAGAAGGTGCTGCTCGCGCGCTGGCTCGAGATCGGCCCCAAGGTGCTGATTCTCGACGAACCGACACGCGGCGTCGACATCGGCGCAAAGAGCGAGATCTATCAGATCATTCATGCGCTCGCCGAATCGGGCGTCGGCGTGATCGTTATTTCGAGCGAGCTGCCTGAAGTGGTCGGCATCTGCGACCGCGTGCTCGTCATGCGCGAAGGGGCGATTACCGGCGAGCTCGCCGGCGAGGCGATCACGCAGGAAAACATCATGCGCCTCGCGACCGATACCGATGCTGTCGCGGCGTCACATCAAGCAACTGCGGGAGACGACATTCACCATGGCTGA
- a CDS encoding polysaccharide biosynthesis/export family protein encodes MNQIGHTASLPPSSPVHTFLQRPRRAAHALRTLGLGGALALLLSLGACGFDPGQHYSSMNQDTYGTTVSGMPAAHTTGSATANGDQPPPGALTEITPALIKAERLAAPTRIPADVQALFATPSPYRIGPGDVLAIEVWDHPELNLPTTNVQTVGIDFTGSASVSTGYTVDTNGMIQFAYAGAVHVGGLTEMQARNALAVQLGKYVRNPQITLRVQSYRSKRVYMDGEVRSPGLQIFNDVPMTLTEAINRAGGFTAVGDRANIAVIRDGKSVIVDIPALVDKGINPSDVLLRNGDMVRVFAREDSKVFLMGEVTRPTTLFLRNGELSLNEALGDAGGVSQNTADAKQVYVVRNITADKHVIFHLDASNPSALALAENFELKAKDVVFVDTAAVVRWGRVINNVVPSAQAAFYSKSAYGN; translated from the coding sequence ATGAATCAGATCGGACATACCGCTTCCCTGCCGCCATCTTCGCCGGTTCACACGTTCCTCCAACGGCCGCGGCGTGCGGCGCACGCGCTGCGCACGCTCGGGCTTGGCGGCGCGCTGGCGCTGCTGCTCTCGCTCGGCGCTTGCGGATTCGATCCGGGCCAGCATTACAGCAGCATGAATCAGGATACCTACGGCACGACCGTGTCGGGTATGCCCGCCGCGCACACCACGGGTTCGGCCACGGCCAACGGCGATCAGCCGCCTCCCGGTGCGCTGACCGAGATCACCCCCGCGCTGATCAAGGCCGAGCGGCTCGCCGCGCCGACCCGTATTCCGGCGGACGTGCAGGCGCTGTTCGCCACGCCGTCGCCTTACAGGATCGGCCCCGGCGACGTGCTCGCCATCGAGGTCTGGGACCACCCCGAGCTGAACCTGCCGACCACGAACGTGCAGACGGTCGGGATCGACTTCACGGGTTCGGCCTCGGTGTCGACGGGCTACACCGTCGATACCAACGGCATGATCCAGTTCGCCTATGCGGGCGCGGTTCACGTCGGCGGACTCACCGAGATGCAGGCGCGCAACGCGCTCGCCGTGCAACTCGGCAAATATGTGCGCAACCCGCAGATCACGCTGCGCGTGCAGTCGTACCGAAGCAAGCGCGTCTACATGGACGGTGAAGTGCGCTCGCCGGGTCTGCAGATCTTCAACGACGTGCCGATGACGCTGACCGAGGCGATCAATCGCGCGGGGGGTTTCACCGCGGTCGGCGACCGCGCGAATATCGCAGTGATTCGCGACGGCAAATCCGTCATCGTCGATATCCCCGCGCTGGTCGACAAGGGCATCAATCCGTCGGACGTCTTGCTGCGCAACGGCGACATGGTTCGCGTGTTCGCCCGCGAGGACAGCAAGGTATTCCTGATGGGCGAAGTCACGCGCCCGACCACGCTGTTCCTGCGCAACGGCGAGCTGTCGCTCAACGAGGCGCTCGGCGATGCCGGCGGCGTGAGCCAGAACACGGCCGACGCGAAACAGGTCTACGTCGTGCGCAATATCACCGCCGACAAGCACGTGATCTTCCACCTCGACGCGTCGAACCCGAGCGCGCTCGCGCTCGCCGAGAACTTCGAGCTCAAGGCGAAAGACGTCGTGTTCGTCGATACGGCCGCGGTCGTCCGCTGGGGCCGCGTCATCAACAACGTCGTGCCGAGCGCACAGGCCGCGTTCTACAGCAAGTCGGCGTACGGCAATTGA
- a CDS encoding GFA family protein — translation MAQQHYAGGCDCGAVRFTIDLDLDHTISCNCSNCRKRGLIFWFAAPERFRVTAGGSTQEYGFNRRASRHQVCSVCGVETFFYSEMPDGTEMVAVNARCIDNINPARLKPVADGSNRSQPKALQPSDGAQEQLSPI, via the coding sequence ATGGCACAGCAGCACTACGCGGGCGGTTGCGACTGTGGCGCCGTGCGCTTCACCATCGATCTCGACCTGGACCACACGATCTCGTGCAACTGCTCGAACTGCAGGAAGCGCGGTCTGATCTTCTGGTTCGCGGCGCCGGAGCGTTTCCGGGTGACCGCCGGCGGCAGCACGCAGGAATACGGTTTCAACCGGCGCGCGAGCAGACATCAGGTCTGTTCGGTCTGCGGCGTCGAGACGTTCTTTTATAGCGAGATGCCGGATGGCACAGAGATGGTCGCGGTCAACGCGCGCTGCATCGACAACATCAATCCCGCACGGTTGAAGCCCGTGGCCGACGGCTCGAACCGGAGCCAGCCGAAGGCGCTTCAACCGTCAGACGGGGCACAGGAGCAACTCAGCCCGATATGA
- a CDS encoding helix-turn-helix domain-containing protein: protein MPYVAQLVESDRIVPRLVKEVETVSGNSPEPWTAARGPARQIGIVLFEGFSLLRAGIVAEVFNKANQLAVAGSAVNWIYTVKMLSLAGGNVPCSSSVHLWTERFDVRQYQNFDALFIGGGKGAQDASLEEALLGRMRFGYASGTLRGTPGTRSNFASPGLMGAGDRPGFGSHGDADSDEDCFSAMASALMLVKYDLGHDVAREVGEQVLPGTGAKLAMLLAEAGVTSVADKVRASARWLKDNCERSISVADAAQVAAMSERNYLRRFKDEIGITPSEYLLRARLDMVCRLLIETDLPVDKIARRIGMANGDRLAKIFRKRLFVSPTEYRLQNRQNQAAS, encoded by the coding sequence ATGCCGTACGTTGCACAGCTTGTAGAGTCAGACCGTATCGTTCCCCGCCTCGTCAAGGAAGTGGAGACGGTCTCCGGCAATAGTCCCGAACCGTGGACGGCGGCGCGGGGCCCCGCGCGCCAGATCGGTATCGTCCTGTTCGAGGGCTTTTCGCTGCTGCGCGCCGGCATCGTCGCCGAGGTGTTCAACAAGGCGAACCAGTTGGCCGTCGCGGGAAGCGCGGTGAACTGGATATATACCGTCAAGATGCTGTCGCTCGCCGGCGGCAACGTGCCGTGCTCGTCGTCGGTGCATCTGTGGACCGAGCGCTTCGACGTGCGCCAGTACCAGAATTTCGACGCGCTGTTCATCGGCGGCGGCAAAGGCGCGCAGGATGCCTCGCTCGAAGAAGCGTTGCTCGGCCGGATGCGCTTCGGCTATGCGAGCGGAACGTTGCGCGGCACGCCGGGCACGCGCTCGAACTTCGCTTCGCCGGGCCTGATGGGCGCGGGCGACAGGCCCGGATTCGGCAGCCACGGCGATGCGGACAGCGACGAGGACTGCTTTTCGGCAATGGCCAGCGCGCTGATGCTCGTCAAGTACGACCTCGGTCATGACGTCGCGCGCGAAGTCGGCGAACAGGTCCTGCCCGGCACCGGCGCCAAGCTCGCCATGCTGCTCGCCGAAGCAGGCGTCACCAGCGTGGCCGACAAGGTCCGCGCGTCCGCACGCTGGCTCAAGGACAACTGCGAGCGATCCATATCGGTCGCCGACGCCGCGCAGGTCGCGGCAATGAGCGAGCGCAACTATCTGCGCCGTTTCAAGGATGAAATCGGCATCACGCCGTCCGAGTATCTGTTGCGCGCACGCCTCGACATGGTGTGCCGTCTGCTGATCGAAACCGACCTGCCGGTCGACAAGATCGCACGACGCATCGGCATGGCCAACGGCGACCGGCTTGCAAAGATTTTTCGCAAGCGGCTCTTCGTCTCGCCAACCGAATATCGCTTGCAGAACCGCCAGAACCAGGCTGCATCCTGA
- a CDS encoding GFA family protein has product MAKKYTARCACGAIRFEFDSDPTFIADCYCKDCQKSGGGAMATFFGVPQEDFTLISGTPKSFHYVAESGKGLDRNFCPDCGARLFSSNLETFPGMVFVALGSLDEPERVQPNVEMFTKRRFGWMTHPDLPQFAGMPH; this is encoded by the coding sequence ATGGCGAAGAAATACACAGCGCGCTGCGCGTGCGGCGCCATCAGGTTCGAGTTCGATAGCGATCCGACATTTATCGCCGACTGCTATTGCAAGGACTGCCAGAAGTCGGGCGGCGGTGCGATGGCGACATTCTTTGGCGTTCCGCAAGAGGACTTCACGTTGATCAGCGGCACGCCGAAGTCCTTCCATTACGTTGCCGAATCGGGAAAGGGACTCGACCGCAATTTCTGTCCCGATTGCGGCGCGCGGCTCTTCAGCAGCAATCTGGAAACGTTTCCCGGCATGGTGTTCGTGGCGCTCGGCAGCCTCGATGAGCCTGAACGCGTTCAACCGAATGTCGAGATGTTCACGAAGCGCCGCTTCGGCTGGATGACGCATCCCGACTTGCCGCAATTCGCCGGCATGCCGCACTGA